Proteins from a genomic interval of Channa argus isolate prfri chromosome 11, Channa argus male v1.0, whole genome shotgun sequence:
- the gas1a gene encoding growth arrest-specific protein 1a, with the protein MASPGALAQSVSRTVWPLGCVLLLFGYLSVASPSHGRRLICWQAIMNCQAEPECNYAYDHYSRACGPVLSGERKKCPSHCIASLVQLNQTKNGPALEDCNCAHDAMCTSTKRAIEPCLPRTTSTGCTEARRQCERDQQCSSTMHDYLNHCGKLFSGAICTNACRNVIANMRKIPKGQQLDTCMCDGTERAICEFVKNSMKMLCFDSPARDPGSGDDDRDPDYEVDSSETDYPEELESGAPLPATHCGLTLLASILVLLALV; encoded by the coding sequence ATGGCGAGCCCTGGCGCTTTGGCACAGAGCGTCAGTAGAACAGTTTGGCCTCTCGGTTGTGTGCTTTTGCTTTTTGGGTACCTCTCCGTGGCCTCGCCGTCCCACGGTCGGCGGCTGATTTGCTGGCAAGCCATCATGAACTGCCAAGCCGAGCCCGAGTGCAATTACGCGTACGATCACTACTCGCGCGCCTGTGGCCCCGTGCTGAGCGGGGAGAGGAAGAAGTGTCCCAGCCACTGCATCGCCTCGCTTGTTCAGCTCAATCAGACCAAGAACGGACCGGCTCTGGAAGACTGCAACTGCGCACACGATGCGATGTGCACGAGCACCAAACGGGCCATCGAACCGTGTCTGCCCAGGACTACCAGCACGGGCTGCACAGAAGCACGGCGCCAGTGCGAGAGGGACCAGCAGTGCAGCTCGACAATGCACGACTATTTGAACCACTGTGGGAAACTTTTCAGCGGGGCGATCTGCACTAACGCCTGCAGAAATGTGATCGCGAATATGCGTAAGATCCCCAAGGGTCAGCAGCTGGACACTTGCATGTGTGACGGGACGGAGAGGGCCATCTGCGAGTTCGTCAAGAACAGCATGAAAATGCTGTGCTTCGACTCGCCAGCGAGGGATCCGGGCAGCGGCGACGACGACCGAGATCCAGACTACGAGGTTGATTCCTCTGAAACGGACTATCCAGAAGAGCTGGAGAGCGGAGCCCCTCTCCCTGCGACTCACTGTGGTTTGACCCTGCTGGCATCCATTTTGGTTCTATTGGCCCTCGTTTAA